From Candidatus Margulisiibacteriota bacterium:
TCTATCCTGATTGTATTTATAGGCTCCGCATGCTCCTCTATACCTTTAGTTCCTATTGATAAACCCAACTTGTACCTTTGTGAAAAACTGATTGCGGGCGCGATAACTTTGAATAACATAATCTACCTCCAGAAATTGATAAATGATTATCGTGCCGGAATCACAAAAGTTTCAGGAATCTTTAGGGAATTTATTCGCCATGTCCGAGCATTACGAACAAAACGCCCAGGATAGCTATTGTTAAACCAAGAAAAGCAAAGTGCCCTATCTTTTCTCCGGCTAACCATACCCCCAGCATTACCGCAATGACAGGATTTATATAGGAATAGCTTGTAGCCAGTGCCGGCCTTGTGTGCCGGAATAAATACATATAAGCTGTGAAACCTAGAAGTGAGCCGGCTAGAATGAGATAGATTAGCGCCAGAGCTGAAATCATTGAAGGCAGGGCAGAGATTCTTTCACCTAAAACCACCCCAATCAACACACAAACTACTCCTCCTGTCAGCATTTGCAGAGCGCTGGCCATTAATCCGGATTGCGGTTTGGGCAGAATAGTGCTCAGTACAGAGCCAGCTGCCCAGCAGATTGGCGCAAGCAGCAGAAAAAAAGCGCCCCATAAATTCAGGCGCAGTTCGTGTTCCAGGTTAAGAACAACAATACCGCAAAATCCTATTATTAAACCCAGCCATTCCAGCCGGTTCGGCCATTTTTTATGAATTAGACCGGAGATAACACAGGCCCAGACCGGGGTCATGGTTATTGCAATGGCCGCCAGGCCAGAGCTGACATATTGTTCTGCCAGCGCTACAAACCCTGTTCCTCCAGCCATCATAAGCGTACCCACTGCCAGAGCGCTTTGCCAGTGCTGGCGAGACGGTTGACTGATTCTTTTTAACCTTAAAAAGGCATACAGTATTCCGCCGGCCAGTAAAAAGCGGATACCGCACATCAGCAAAGGAGGTATTGTTGCTACGCTCAGGCGTATAGCCAGATAAGTAGACCCCCAGATTATATAAACTGCCAGCAGACAGATGATAATCATAGCGGTATTTTTCTTCATAAAAACAGTATCCTGTAACATCAATGATTTGACAATTATTTATTTGGAGTTCATGTTGTAAATTTTACCCCTGTCATCTCGAGCGGAGCATTTATCCTTCTTCGCTACGCTACGCCGAGACAGGTGCGGAGTCGAGAGATCTCATTATAAAAGAAGACTCAAATCTTTCCAATCTTGGTTTCCACTTTCTATAAGGTCAATTTTTTTTCCTGCTCCATCGTTTAAGTTGTTTTTCTCGTTCAATAGCTAATCGTACATCTTTATATGTTTCGTAATATACAAGTTTTTTTGTTTTGTATTTACTTGAAAACCCCTCAATTAACTCATTCTGGTGTTCGTATACCCTTCGGCGAATATCATTAGTAACTCCTATATAAAGAACTCTTGTTTTATTCATTATCTTTATTGTACCAATAAATTGAGATTTCTCCACTTCGCTTCGCTGCGGTCGAAATGACAAATGATATTTGCCACGATTGACAGCCCCCCGCAACAGGCGTAGAATTGTAGCCGTTTTGTCATTACAATGAACATTCTTAGTACGATTAATTATTTCACTCCATCCTTTATCAAGCTGACCTTTTACCCACTGGACATAGCCGCTTTAGCTCTGGTCATATTTTTTTCAGTAGCAATAATAGCTGTACTTCTGAATAAATACGAAAAATTTTTAATTAATTTTTCATTTTCTTTAGCGATTATTGCCTCCGTTCTTTTAGTTATAGCTGGTATCCTGGCAGTAGGAGACAGCTCCTACTATGTCCTGACTTTAAACCTGGGATTGCCGGATTTGCACTTTCAAATGCGGTTGGACCCCTTGGCCGGATTTTTTCTCACCACAATAGGTTTGTTAGTCTTATATGTATCTATCTATTCTTTGGGTTATGTCAAAGAGTTTGTAGGTCATAGACCGGTTGCCAGATTAATATTCTTTTTCGCCTTATTTGTGAACGGTATGTTTATGGTAGTACTGGCAAATGATGCCTTGTTTTTTTTGATTGCCTGGGAACTCATGGCCGGTTCATCTTATTTTCTGGTACTGTTTGAGGATGAAAAACCCGAAAATAAACGAGCTGCATTACTTTATCTGGTTATTGCACACGTTGGCGCCATAGCCATACTTTTATCATTTGGCGTTATGGCCGGCTGGTCCGGAGGATTTACTCAGTTCAGTGCTTATACCTTTGATGCCATGCGCGCCAGTAACTTTCCTGTGGGCTGGGCATCACTGGCATTTTTGCTGGCTTTTTTCGGTTTTTCAGCCAAAGCAGGGGTTATTCCCCTGCATATCTGGCTGCCGGAAGCTCATCCTGTCGCGCCCTCCAATGTTTCTGCTTTAATGAGTGGCGTTATGTTAAAAACAGCTATATATGGAATTATCAGAGTAGCTTTTGACCTGATAAAAGTTTTTCCCTGGTGGTGGGGCGCTCTTGTGCTGGTTTTCGGGTTAGTTTCTGCTGTTCTCGGTGTTCTTTATGCCTTGATGCAGCATGATCTGAAAAGATTGTTGGCTTATCATTCCGTAGAAAATATTGGAATTATTTTAATCGGTATCGGACTGGGTATGATGTTTACATCTTTTAATATGCCGGTGTTGGCTGCGCTGGCCATAACCGCGGGTATTTATCATACATTAAATCACGCTATGTTTAAAGGGTTGTTGTTTATGGGAGCAGGAGCTGTCTTGCACGCCACAAAAGAGCGGGATATGGAGCATATGGGTGGCCTCATCCATCTGATGCCCTGGACTGCTTTTTTATTTTTAATCGGTTGTATTTCTATCTCTGCTCTTCCGCCTTTTAACGGATTTGTTTCGGAATGGCTTACCTTTCAGGCTTTTTTACTATCACCGATTCTTCCCACGCCGCTGGTAAAATTGATAATGCCGGTTGGCGCTGCAA
This genomic window contains:
- the yedA gene encoding drug/metabolite exporter YedA; this encodes MKKNTAMIIICLLAVYIIWGSTYLAIRLSVATIPPLLMCGIRFLLAGGILYAFLRLKRISQPSRQHWQSALAVGTLMMAGGTGFVALAEQYVSSGLAAIAITMTPVWACVISGLIHKKWPNRLEWLGLIIGFCGIVVLNLEHELRLNLWGAFFLLLAPICWAAGSVLSTILPKPQSGLMASALQMLTGGVVCVLIGVVLGERISALPSMISALALIYLILAGSLLGFTAYMYLFRHTRPALATSYSYINPVIAVMLGVWLAGEKIGHFAFLGLTIAILGVLFVMLGHGE
- the hyfB gene encoding hydrogenase 4 subunit B, which translates into the protein MNILSTINYFTPSFIKLTFYPLDIAALALVIFFSVAIIAVLLNKYEKFLINFSFSLAIIASVLLVIAGILAVGDSSYYVLTLNLGLPDLHFQMRLDPLAGFFLTTIGLLVLYVSIYSLGYVKEFVGHRPVARLIFFFALFVNGMFMVVLANDALFFLIAWELMAGSSYFLVLFEDEKPENKRAALLYLVIAHVGAIAILLSFGVMAGWSGGFTQFSAYTFDAMRASNFPVGWASLAFLLAFFGFSAKAGVIPLHIWLPEAHPVAPSNVSALMSGVMLKTAIYGIIRVAFDLIKVFPWWWGALVLVFGLVSAVLGVLYALMQHDLKRLLAYHSVENIGIILIGIGLGMMFTSFNMPVLAALAITAGIYHTLNHAMFKGLLFMGAGAVLHATKERDMEHMGGLIHLMPWTAFLFLIGCISISALPPFNGFVSEWLTFQAFLLSPILPTPLVKLIMPVGAAILALTGALAAACFVKAFGVTFLGNWRGKPNMQIKEVGKTMIFGMLLAAITCLLLGILPTFFISWMSSISQQLVSASINSSISGFDWLWLTPIVAERAAYSG